One part of the Thermodesulfovibrio sp. 3462-1 genome encodes these proteins:
- a CDS encoding DNA polymerase ligase N-terminal domain-containing protein, giving the protein MPYFVVHEHHAKKLHFDLRLEKDGVLKSWAIPKGPSMNPQQKRLAIQVEDHPLEYGNFEGVIPEGQYGAGEVYIWDKGSYSTVKGSPEEGQWEIFMEGEILKGNFVLVKLKGKSDEWLFIKKKDRFADYNFKLKLKSP; this is encoded by the coding sequence ATGCCTTATTTTGTTGTCCATGAGCATCATGCAAAAAAGCTTCACTTTGATTTAAGACTTGAAAAGGATGGAGTACTCAAATCATGGGCAATTCCAAAAGGTCCTTCAATGAATCCTCAGCAGAAGCGTCTTGCAATTCAGGTGGAAGATCATCCACTGGAGTATGGTAATTTTGAAGGTGTTATTCCTGAAGGGCAGTATGGAGCTGGAGAAGTCTATATCTGGGATAAAGGCAGTTACAGCACTGTAAAAGGCTCTCCTGAAGAGGGGCAGTGGGAGATTTTTATGGAAGGTGAGATTCTAAAAGGAAACTTTGTTCTGGTGAAACTTAAAGGAAAATCAGATGAGTGGCTTTTTATTAAGAAAAAGGACAGATTTGCTGATTATAATTTTAAACTGAAACTTAAATCTCCCTGA
- a CDS encoding dihydroorotate dehydrogenase electron transfer subunit: MNKLFKSKIISNEALTEEIYLLSLEFPESIETKPGQFCILRLNERLDPLLGRPFSIFDHVPGEIKFLYRVKGKGTKILSQLKKDQLTIIGPFGKWYPFPQGDFIVIAGGIGLASVYYLIKKFPKKAHLFYGVRNENEILFYEELKEFAKHVYISTEKETSYTYRGVVTELFKEKGKNLSLPIYACGPMVMIKELKKIVNEAQPCYVATEERMACGVGACLGCVIATKQGFKRVCTDGPVFEIKELLL; the protein is encoded by the coding sequence TTGAATAAGCTATTTAAGTCAAAAATAATAAGTAACGAAGCACTTACAGAGGAAATTTATTTACTATCCCTTGAATTTCCTGAGAGTATTGAAACAAAACCAGGACAGTTCTGCATTCTTAGATTAAATGAGAGACTTGATCCCCTTCTTGGAAGACCTTTTAGCATTTTTGACCATGTACCGGGTGAAATCAAATTTTTATACAGAGTAAAAGGAAAGGGAACAAAGATACTGAGTCAACTTAAAAAAGACCAGCTAACTATTATAGGTCCGTTTGGAAAATGGTATCCTTTCCCTCAGGGAGATTTTATAGTAATTGCAGGAGGAATCGGGCTTGCTTCAGTTTATTATCTGATTAAAAAATTTCCTAAAAAGGCACATCTTTTTTACGGAGTAAGAAATGAAAATGAGATACTCTTTTATGAAGAGTTAAAGGAGTTTGCAAAGCATGTTTATATTTCAACTGAAAAAGAAACATCATATACATACAGAGGCGTTGTTACAGAGCTATTTAAAGAAAAAGGCAAAAATTTATCCTTACCCATTTATGCCTGCGGACCTATGGTAATGATAAAAGAACTTAAAAAGATAGTTAACGAAGCCCAACCATGTTATGTAGCTACAGAGGAGAGAATGGCTTGCGGAGTTGGTGCATGCCTTGGCTGTGTAATAGCAACAAAGCAGGGATTTAAAAGAGTTTGCACGGATGGACCTGTTTTTGAGATTAAGGAGCTTTTGTTATGA
- the hslO gene encoding Hsp33 family molecular chaperone HslO, producing the protein MDEVVKGLIKDEHVLVVATICTETVEYARKIHDTWPTATAAMGRVIAGSLLLASTLKDRQKVMIQIKGDGPLKEVVAEADFLYRVRAYVKRPHIYMGLKNEKIDVGRAIGKGFLNVIRDLGLREYYQSSVALQTGEIARDLAYYLNVSEQIPSAVSLGVYVEPDNSVKAAGGFMIQTMPETKVEIIDFLERKLSQTPSVSSMILQGMDCLKILEEAVGLPIEVIHRGTVAYFCPCTKDRVISAIVTLGREEIQKMIDEGETVEVECYFCKKKYKVTVEELQSLLREI; encoded by the coding sequence ATGGATGAAGTTGTAAAGGGATTAATAAAGGATGAGCATGTTTTAGTTGTAGCAACGATCTGCACAGAAACAGTTGAGTATGCAAGAAAAATTCATGATACCTGGCCCACAGCAACTGCAGCTATGGGAAGGGTTATTGCGGGAAGTCTTCTTTTAGCATCAACACTTAAGGACAGACAAAAGGTAATGATTCAGATAAAGGGTGACGGACCGCTTAAAGAGGTTGTTGCTGAGGCAGACTTTCTTTACAGAGTTCGTGCCTATGTTAAAAGACCTCATATTTATATGGGATTGAAAAATGAAAAAATTGATGTGGGAAGAGCAATAGGTAAAGGTTTTTTAAATGTAATAAGAGACCTCGGGTTAAGAGAATACTACCAAAGCAGTGTGGCACTTCAAACAGGTGAGATTGCAAGAGACCTTGCCTATTATTTGAATGTTTCTGAACAGATTCCTTCAGCAGTCTCTCTTGGAGTTTATGTAGAACCAGACAATTCAGTTAAGGCTGCAGGTGGATTTATGATTCAGACAATGCCTGAAACAAAAGTTGAGATAATTGATTTTCTTGAAAGAAAGCTTTCTCAAACTCCATCAGTTTCATCAATGATACTGCAGGGAATGGATTGTCTAAAAATTCTTGAAGAAGCCGTAGGACTTCCCATTGAGGTTATTCATAGAGGCACTGTGGCATACTTCTGTCCATGTACAAAAGATAGAGTTATCAGTGCAATTGTTACTCTTGGAAGAGAAGAAATTCAAAAAATGATTGATGAAGGTGAAACAGTTGAGGTTGAATGCTATTTCTGTAAGAAAAAATATAAGGTAACAGTAGAGGAATTACAGAGTCTTCTCAGGGAGATTTAA
- a CDS encoding dihydroorotate dehydrogenase: MPSLEVKIGNVTFKNPVLTASGTFGYGLEYSQFVDLNLLGGIVVKGLSLQPKQGNPPPRIYETACGMINSIGLQNIGFEAFKKEKVPFLKKFNTNIIVNFFGEDLNEYIEMARLLDSLEEINALEMNVSCPNKDSKWRRMGLEPQLLKKAVKEVRASTKKTLIVKLSPQGDVALMAKICEDEGADAVSLINTFPAMVIDIKTRRSMLGTSTGGLSGPAIKPIALRAVWEASQAIKIPVIGIGGIVTAEDALQFLIVGARAIQVGTANFINPQSTIEIIEGIKQFLIAEKIKDINEIIGSFIQ, encoded by the coding sequence ATGCCATCCTTAGAGGTTAAAATAGGTAATGTTACTTTTAAAAATCCTGTTTTAACAGCTTCTGGCACCTTTGGATACGGACTTGAGTATTCTCAGTTTGTCGATCTCAATCTTTTAGGCGGAATTGTTGTAAAAGGGCTTTCACTACAGCCAAAACAGGGAAATCCTCCCCCAAGAATTTATGAGACTGCATGCGGAATGATTAACTCAATCGGGCTACAAAACATAGGCTTTGAAGCATTTAAGAAAGAAAAAGTTCCATTTTTGAAAAAGTTTAATACTAACATAATAGTTAATTTTTTCGGTGAAGATCTTAATGAATACATTGAAATGGCTCGTTTACTTGATTCCCTGGAAGAGATTAATGCTCTTGAGATGAATGTTTCATGCCCTAACAAAGACAGTAAATGGAGAAGAATGGGACTGGAACCACAGCTGTTGAAAAAAGCTGTAAAGGAAGTTAGAGCCAGTACAAAAAAAACACTAATTGTAAAACTCAGTCCTCAAGGAGATGTTGCTTTAATGGCAAAAATCTGTGAGGATGAAGGTGCAGATGCTGTTTCTCTGATTAATACATTTCCTGCAATGGTTATTGATATAAAAACACGTAGAAGTATGTTAGGAACCTCTACAGGAGGTCTTTCAGGTCCTGCAATAAAGCCCATAGCATTAAGAGCAGTATGGGAAGCTTCACAGGCTATTAAAATTCCAGTAATTGGAATAGGAGGAATTGTTACTGCAGAGGATGCATTACAGTTTTTAATTGTAGGAGCAAGAGCTATTCAAGTGGGAACAGCTAATTTTATAAATCCTCAGTCAACAATAGAAATAATTGAAGGAATTAAACAATTTTTGATTGCAGAAAAAATAAAAGATATAAATGAAATCATCGGAAGCTTTATCCAGTAA
- the truD gene encoding tRNA pseudouridine(13) synthase TruD, which yields MTYKIKVKPEDFIVKEISSIPLKEEGPYNVFILKKIGWNTFDLLKKIARKLKIPLDNISYGGKKDRHGITEQFITIKNLPRKIDLKEDHFELKHVGFSDQPMTPLLIDYNVFKLTVRAISEKMIDLIIPRIEKVKTQGFINYFDDQRFGSYDPDQGFIAEKIVKGHYNGALKIYLTHIYPEDKKLAKERKRKIFENWGNWSICLSLAKTKFEKFTFTYLKEHPKDYILPLQKIPKEEMSMFFAAYQSFIWNETVRRLIKRLLPPENLLYHKGIAGEYIFFDEIDDKNFEYFKNLEIPLASSKTEISDTVVKEIYNEILSERQIRPAQFNLKKIRQSFFKSVLRVVLVIPKIQYKIEDDEVYQGKKKLILGFILPRGSYATMVIKRIFAKK from the coding sequence ATGACGTATAAAATTAAAGTAAAACCTGAAGACTTCATTGTAAAAGAGATAAGTTCAATACCATTGAAAGAAGAAGGTCCATACAATGTTTTTATTTTAAAGAAGATAGGATGGAATACCTTTGATCTATTAAAAAAAATTGCACGAAAGTTGAAAATTCCCCTGGACAACATCTCCTATGGTGGTAAAAAAGACAGACACGGCATTACAGAACAGTTTATAACAATAAAGAATCTGCCTCGTAAAATTGATTTAAAAGAAGACCATTTTGAACTCAAACATGTTGGATTTTCAGACCAACCAATGACTCCACTGCTGATTGATTACAATGTGTTTAAACTAACTGTAAGAGCAATATCAGAAAAAATGATTGATCTTATCATCCCACGCATAGAAAAAGTTAAAACACAAGGATTTATAAACTACTTTGATGATCAGCGTTTTGGAAGCTATGATCCAGATCAGGGATTTATTGCTGAAAAAATCGTTAAAGGTCACTACAATGGTGCACTCAAAATTTATCTTACTCACATATATCCTGAAGATAAAAAATTAGCAAAGGAAAGAAAAAGAAAGATTTTTGAAAACTGGGGAAATTGGAGTATCTGCCTGAGCTTAGCAAAAACAAAGTTTGAAAAATTTACATTCACATATCTTAAAGAGCATCCAAAGGATTATATTTTGCCCTTGCAAAAAATTCCAAAAGAAGAAATGTCAATGTTTTTTGCTGCCTATCAAAGCTTTATCTGGAATGAAACAGTAAGAAGACTTATAAAAAGGTTATTACCTCCGGAGAATCTCCTTTATCATAAAGGAATCGCGGGAGAATACATATTTTTTGATGAAATTGATGACAAAAATTTCGAATATTTTAAGAACCTGGAAATTCCTTTAGCTTCTTCAAAAACAGAAATATCAGATACTGTTGTTAAAGAAATATACAATGAGATACTTTCAGAAAGGCAGATAAGACCTGCACAGTTTAATCTTAAAAAAATAAGGCAGTCATTTTTTAAATCAGTTCTCAGAGTAGTTCTTGTTATTCCGAAGATACAGTATAAAATTGAAGATGATGAAGTTTACCAAGGTAAAAAGAAACTCATTCTCGGATTTATTCTTCCAAGAGGCTCCTATGCCACAATGGTTATTAAAAGAATTTTTGCGAAGAAATAG
- a CDS encoding SAM-dependent chlorinase/fluorinase, producing MKSSEALSSKIITLLTDFALKDPFVGQMKGVILSINPHAKIVDITHEIEPQAVEDAAFVLYESFHYFPEGSIHIAVVDPEVGSQRKALIVKSQGHYFVAPDNGILSYVLKEPFYAVCIENERYFLRKSPTFQGRDVFAPTAAWLSKGIEINEFGSPAKDIKVFKTLYDTEKSDDKIVGKIVYIDRFGNAITNIKPEGKKIRQIKIKELILPVVSFYSQYPHKPAAVINSDGFIEIFIYMGNAKETLNLEKKQTVEAFLDG from the coding sequence ATGAAATCATCGGAAGCTTTATCCAGTAAAATAATTACGCTTTTAACAGATTTTGCTCTAAAAGATCCTTTTGTCGGTCAGATGAAGGGAGTTATTTTAAGTATAAATCCCCATGCAAAAATAGTTGATATTACTCATGAAATTGAACCTCAGGCAGTTGAAGATGCTGCTTTTGTTCTGTATGAAAGTTTCCATTATTTCCCTGAAGGAAGCATTCACATAGCAGTTGTTGATCCAGAAGTTGGCTCGCAGAGAAAAGCTTTAATAGTGAAATCACAGGGGCACTATTTTGTTGCACCTGATAATGGTATTCTCAGTTATGTTTTAAAAGAGCCTTTTTATGCCGTGTGCATTGAAAATGAAAGGTATTTTTTAAGAAAAAGTCCTACTTTTCAGGGTAGAGATGTTTTTGCCCCGACTGCTGCATGGCTTTCAAAGGGTATTGAAATAAATGAATTTGGAAGCCCTGCAAAGGATATTAAAGTCTTCAAAACTCTTTATGATACTGAAAAATCTGATGATAAAATTGTCGGTAAAATAGTTTATATTGACAGATTCGGTAATGCGATAACCAATATAAAACCAGAAGGTAAAAAAATAAGACAAATAAAAATTAAGGAGTTAATACTTCCAGTGGTAAGCTTTTATTCACAGTATCCCCATAAACCTGCAGCTGTTATAAACAGTGATGGATTTATTGAAATATTCATTTACATGGGTAATGCTAAAGAAACTCTAAACTTAGAGAAAAAACAGACTGTGGAGGCTTTTTTAGATGGATGA
- the greA gene encoding transcription elongation factor GreA yields MDRIPMTPEGYEKLKSELDRLIKIERPAIIKAIAEARAHGDLSENAEYHAAREKQSFIEGRIQELQAKLSRAYVIEPAKINQNKVAFGAKVKVVDLDTDEEKEFHLVGPDEADVKNGKISITSPVGKALIGKEVGDQVTIKAPARTINYEIISISFE; encoded by the coding sequence ATGGATAGAATTCCTATGACCCCTGAGGGTTATGAAAAACTGAAAAGTGAGCTTGACAGACTAATAAAAATTGAGCGTCCTGCAATAATAAAGGCAATTGCAGAAGCCCGTGCTCACGGCGATTTATCAGAAAATGCTGAGTATCATGCTGCTCGTGAAAAGCAATCATTTATTGAAGGAAGAATTCAAGAACTTCAGGCAAAGCTTTCCCGTGCCTATGTAATTGAGCCAGCAAAGATAAATCAAAACAAAGTTGCCTTTGGTGCAAAAGTAAAAGTGGTTGATCTTGATACAGATGAAGAAAAAGAGTTTCATCTTGTTGGTCCTGATGAAGCAGATGTAAAAAACGGAAAAATTTCAATTACTTCACCTGTAGGAAAAGCTTTAATAGGGAAGGAAGTTGGCGATCAGGTTACCATAAAGGCTCCTGCAAGAACAATTAATTATGAAATTATCTCTATAAGCTTTGAATAA